ACTCAATATCATCCTTGCTTCAGGGGATTATCCCGATGTGTTCTTTGGCTTGGGCAACCAAGAGCAAGGAATAGGCGTATCGCAGGAAATGACCTATGGAGTGCAGGAGCAGATGTTCCTCCCACTCAATGATCTCATCGACCAGTATATGCCTAACCTTTCCAAGTTGTTGGATGAGAGACCAGGAAGCAGACAATTCCTGACCGCTCCTGATGGCAATATCTACAGTCTGCCAGACTTCAATGAATGCTACCACTGCAGCATGTCTCAGAAAATGTTCATCTACGAACCCTGGCTCGAAGAACTTGGATTGGATATGCCTACCACCACCGATGAACTGTATGAAGTTTTGGTTGCATTCCGTGATCGTGACCCTAATGGGAATGGCAAAAAAGATGAGATTCCCATGGCTGGTGCAGTTTCCGGATGGAACAACAATCCTGAGACGTTCCTGATTAATGCATTTACCTACACCAATCTAGTGGCATCGCTGGATGCCAATGTGAACACCGCAATTGGGTTCTATCGTGAAGGCGATACAATCAAAACCATGGTGAACACACCTGCTTACAAAAATGCACTGCACTATTTGGCAAAACTGTATTCAGAGGGATTGATCTATCCTGCAACGTACTCACAGGATTCCGATCAATTGACCCAGTTGGTAGAAGGTCCTGAAGATCCAATAGTAGGAGTAGTAGCTGGTGGATATGGCGGTATGTTCTCAATTGTTGGTGGTGATCGTTATCGTAACTACCGTGCAATGGCTCCATTGCAGGGACCAGAAGGAGCACAATTCGTACGCTACTTCTTGCAGGCTCCTGTCATTGGTAATGTTGCAATTTCCAAAGATAGTAAAAACCCCGCAGCTGTTGCACGTATGATTGACTTCCTCTACTCCGATGAAGGCACCCTGATGTCTAACTATGGTTTTGAGGGAGAAGGTTGGAGATATGCAAAAGATGGGGAAGTCGGTCTCGATGGAAAACAGGCAATCTATAAACTGCTGAAACCCTGGAATGATATGGATCCCCAGAACGATTGCTTTGTAATGTTGGGAGTCCGGGCCAATACGTCCAGAATGAGAAATGGGGAATCAGTTGATCCTAATACTGATCTCCACAGTGCTGAAGGTCTTGAAGCCTTGTTGTTCCAGATCACACAGCAACTGTATGAACCGTATGCAAGACCAGAACTGGAAATCCCAACGCTGCGTTTCCTTGAGGACGAGGAACAGGCTTTTGCTTCCAAGCGTGTAGCTTATGCCAACTATGTTCGCCAGTCCTTGGTGAAGTTCATCACCGGAAACTGGGATGTGGATGCAGACTGGAACCAATATGTGGAAGGTCTCGCGAAACTTGATCTTGAGGGAATCCTTGCATTGAACCAGAAAGCTTACGACAGACAGAACGGATCAAATTAAGCTAATAACATTCTCGTAAATCATCATTCGTTGAATGAGGGGGGCCTCCCCCCTCATTCAACAGAGGACGTAACTAACCATGTATAGTATCCCTTTCCGTCATATCCACCTCGATTTCCATACTTCTGGGCTAATCGAGGGCATTGGGAAAGACTTTTCAAAAGACCAATTCAAACAAGCCCTCAAGGCTGCTCACGTTGATTCCATCACCTTATGTGCAAAATGTCATCATGGATGGATGTACTATCCTTCCGAAAAATTTCCTATGCATCCTCATCTCTCATTTGACCTGTTTGGCGAGATGCTCAGTGCTGCGAAGGAATTGGGAATATCGGTGGAGGCCTATCTCTCAGTGGGTTATGACGAAGTTATTGCTCTAGCACAAAACCAGTATCTGATGAGAAAGCAAGATCAAAAGCTTGACTCCACAACCGACTTTTTCACCCCAGGGTATCATCAGTTTTGCATGAATACCCCGTATCTTGGACGAATCTGTGACCAAATCGAGGAAGTACTATCTATATACCAAGTTGATGGCATATTCCTCGATATTGTAGGAGTACGTACCTGCTACTGCGCCTCATGCATGCAAACAGCCCAAGATCAAGGAATAGACCCAAGCGATGCTTCCCAGATGCAATCAATCTGGGAACACACCTATATACACTATATCGAACAAGTCAAAAAGACTGTGGAGAGGGTGCAACCTGGCATCGAAATTTTCCACAACAGCGGTCATATCAATCGTGGTCGACTTGACCTCATGCATGTAAATTCTCATCTGGAGTTGGAATCACTACCCTCAGGGGGGTGGGGATATGACCACTTTCTCCTCTCCTCAAGATTTGTACAACATTTTGGGAAGCCATACCTCGGTATGACCGGCCGTTTTCAGTTCGGATGGGGTGACTTTGGTGGGTACAAACATCCCAATGGAATGCGATATGAAGTATCTCGGTTTCTTGCAAATGGTGCTGGGTGTTCCATCGGAGACCAAATGCATCCATTCGGAAAACTTGAAGATGGACTCTATTCCATTATTGGCACCATCTACCAAGAAGTGGAAGCAAAGCAACCCTGGTGCACCGATGTAACTGCCGTTACGGAGATTGGGGTTCTTTCTACCGAGTCAGCAGGCAACTACCATATTGATGGGGTAAATGCATCACTCTTGCAAGGCAGCAGCGATATTGGTGCAGTAAGAATCCTGCAAGAAGGGCATCTGTTGTTTGATATATTGTCAGCAAGCGACTCCTTTACTCCGTATAAAGTTATCATCCTTCCTGATCGGATCGCCTTGAGCGAAGAACTTGAAAATCGTTTGGATACATATCTACAAAATGGAGGAAAAATTCTCGCGACGGGTATAAGTGGCATCAAGGAGAATGGAAAGCTCTCTAAACGTTTTGGGGTATACTGGAAGGGACAAAACCAATCGATTCCCAACTATATTGAACCATGTTCCCCAGTGATTTCTCTCTCCAGTGATTCCTTCGTCATGTATCAAGGAAGCCAAGAAATTGAAATACTTGAAGGAGATTCCCCTACTATACTCGGATTCATACAGGAATCTTTCTTCAACCGAAGTGTGGAACATTTTTCCTCACATTACCACACAGCTAGTTCATTGGATCGGAAAGGTCCCGGAATGGTACAAAATGAGCAAACTATCTATGCTGTATGGAACTTCTTTTCAGAGTACGCATTGAAGGGTAATCTTGCAGCAAAATATCTGGTGCTTGAATCGCTTAAGAAGTTATTAGAGAGACCTATTATCAGCACCTCCTATCCTTCTCAAGTTGAACTCTCCATCATGGAGCAGAAAGGACTCTCCCGTTATGTAGTGCATATACTTCACGGCTCAAAAGTGGTGCGCGGTAAGAACATGGAAGTGGTAGAGGATCATCTTCCCGTCCCTGCATCAGATATCGAAATACAAGTCAAACAACCTATTCATTCGGTCTATTTGGTGCCTACTGGGGAGAAAATTTCGTTTACATTTGTTAATGGAAGCGTCCGCTTCACGGTTCCTTCTTTCACATGCCACCAAATGATCTGTCTTTGCTATGGAGAGAATAATAATGAAGATTGAAATTTGTCTGGAATCGATCGAGAGCGTAATCGCAGCCGAGCAAGGCGGGGCCGACCGCGTGGAGTTCTGCGCCGACCTGTTCGAGGGGGGCACCACCCCATCACTGGGAGCCTTCAAGGCAGCCAGGGCAAACTCCACCATAGCCATGAATGTCATGGTCCGCCCCCGAGGCGGCGACTTCTGCTACTCGGACCTGGAGTTCGAGGCGATGAAGGAGGATGCAAGGCTCTTCCGTGAGGAGGGGGCCAACGGCATCGTCTTCGGCATCCTCACCCCCGACGGGGAGATCGACATGGAGCGCAGCAGACAGCTCATCGAGATCGCTCGCCCCTGCTCGGTCACCTTCCATCGTGCCTTCGACATGAGCCGCGACGCCTCAAGGTCCCTGGAGAAGCTCATTGAGCTCGGGGCAGACCGGGTGCTCACCAGCGGTCTGGAGGAGACCGTCACCGAGGGGCTGGAGACACTGAAAAGCCTGATCGACCAGGCAGGCGAGCGCATCATCGTCATGCCGGGCTGCGGCATCACCGAGAGAAACTTCACCAGGATCCAGGAAGCACTGGGGGCAAAGGAGTACCATGTGGCGCTGGACGGCACCTACGAGTCCCGCATGACCTACAGGCCCGACCACATCTACATGGGCGGCATGCTCCGCCAGACGGAGTTCAGTCTCAAGCACACCGACAAGGGCCGGGTGGGAACCGTGGTCTCCCAGAAAGGGGGCAGGTGATGAAGGGACGAGTCTTCGTGGGCGGGCTACATCATGAGTCCGACACCTTCAACCCCATCATCACCTCCCGTGATGAGATCTGGGTGAGCCGCAAGGAGGAGCTTTTCACAAAGAAGGAGAGCTCAGCAAGCGGGATCATCAACACCCTCATCGCTGCAGGCTATGAGGTCATCCCCTCCCTGGTTGCTCGTGCCGTGCCCAACGGGGTGTGGGACAGAACATACTACCAGGAGCTCAAGGAAGAACTGCTGCAGGACCTGAGGGATGCAGGTGAGCTTGACGCCATCTGCCTCTCGCTGCACGGCAGCATGCGGGTTCAGGGCATCGGGGAGGCCGAGGGGGACCTGCTTGAGGCGGTAAGGCTGATCCAGCCCTCCATCCCCATCCTCACCAGCCTGGACATGCATGCCACCCTCACCAGACGAATGAGGAAGGCAGCTGACGGGTTCGTGGGATACAAGTGTGCCCCGCACACCGACACATACGAGACCGGCATCCACGCCGCCCTGATGGTCATCCGCACCCTTGAGTCAGGCAAGAGACCCACCATGGCCATGGTGAGGATACCGATGCTTATCGCCGGGGAGCAGAGCGAGACCAGCGTGGAGCCGATGAGAAGTCTCATCCAGGAGCTGAGGGAACGGGAGAAGGAAGAAGGCGTGCTTGCCTGTTCCTACACCCTCGGCTTCCCCTGGGCGGATGAGAGGGAGAACGCGGTGCATGCGGTGGTGGTGACCCAGGACGACCAAAAGAGGGCCGATGAGATAACAAAGGAACTGGCAGCCATATTCTGGGGCCGGAGGGCCGAGTTCGGGTTCTACAACGAGACCAGGATGCCCAGCGATGCTATAGGAGCGACCAAGGAGTCGATTGCAGAAGGTGTGTACCCGGTGGTCATCAGCGACAGTGGGGACAACCCAACAGCAGGTGGCAGCGGGGATGTGACGAACTTCCTGCGCCTGGTCATGGACGACCCCGTCCTCTCCACACTTGACCCTCCCCTGCTCTACCAGGGGTTCTATGACCCACCTGTGGTGGCACAGGCCTTGCGCGAGGGAATCGGTTCTTCCTTCCACTGCTCACTGGGAGCGAAGTTCGACAAAGAGAAGAGCAGCCCCATCGAGGCTGAGGCCAAGGTCATCTCTCTCAAGGAGAAATGGGAAGGGGCGAACAACGTCGACCTTGCCCTCCTGGAGATGGGAGGGGTGCACGTGGTGGTGGCGAGCAAGCATGTAGGATGCTACGACCCTGAGATGATGAGGATCCTCGGGGCTGAGCCGACACGGTGCAAGGCAATCGTGGTGAAGCTGGGCTACCTGGAACCGGAGATACGCTCGATTGCAAAGCGGTCGATGATGGCACTCACCACCGGCAGCACCGACGAGCTCTTCACCCGCCTGCCCTACAGGGAGCTCTCCAGGCCCATCTACCCGCTTGACGGGGAGTTCGATGCTGAGCTGGAATTGATCTGACAAGAATCAAGGATACTGGAGTATGGGGAGAGACCAATGTGGGTTTCTCCCCCTCTCTATAGAATTTGAGATATGAAATCACCTCCCGGGTACGGGTGGTAGGGTTTTACAACCGCGATTTCTCTTCATTCTGGAATGTTCCCATTACCACCTTTGAACTTCCTTTCCGGATAAGGGAATCCTTGGAGTAAGGATTCTCAAGCAAGTTATCAGCACAGGCACCTATGCTAAGACAAAGCATGTATCGCAGTCTCAGTTGATTCCTAGGTAGAGTTGCAGGGGGTGAGTTGTTTTTATTGTGATTCTACTCTTTTTCTAGTCTTCTTTGAGGATGAAGATAAAATGCCTGTAAAGCTTGTGCAGACTCAATAATGTCATATCCTGCCTTTTTAATCTGCTCTACATCTCCTGCCCTACGTATTTCTTTATAATGAGAGAGAACCTGCTGAGCCCAATATTCTGTTGGCTTTTTCAATGAAACAAACGTGAGCAATTCTGACATTTTCACCTCTTGTGGTATAGAATCAGACACGATGCATGGCAAGCCACTTGCCTGTGCTTCGATTGCAACAATTCCGAGACCTTCAAAAAGTGAGGGGAATAAGAATACATCCATTGCTTGTAAGCAATCCTGCACATCTGATCGAGATCCTGCCAAAGTTACCACATCATCCAAATGCATTGATTGGATCTTTTGTTCAATTGGCAATCTTAATTCACCGTCTCCGATAAGCAGCAGTCGTGCATTGGAATTCTGTTTATATACTTCAGAAAATACATCCAATAGAAACATATGGTTCTTAGCAGCTATAAATCGACCTACATGGCCAATAACAAAAGTATCGTCATATCCAAAAGAAGCTCTCATCTTTTGTCTAATATCCTGATCAAAGGAAAACCTATTTGTATCGATTGCATTTTTCCAAAGAAAGAAATTATCTGCTCGGAGCACCTTCTTTCCAAATAGCCAAATCGCGGCAGGCTCAGAACAGGCAAAAAGATAATCAGCTTGGTTTTTTAAAGAATGTTGCAACACATTCTTCAATGCAGCCTTAATACTTTTCCCATTACCAGTGCTGTGGGAATGAGCAATAGTAATCCTTCCCATTCTCTTTGCAATAGGAATTACGATTGCTGCAGTCCCACGGATATGAAAGTGTAGAATATGATACTCAGGATGTTCTTTTAAAAAAGATTGCCACCAGGCTTTATACGCAAAATGATTATACCCATGATACTCAGGAGCGTGATGAATCTTTCCACCACAGTCAATAATCTCTTTATCATATACTCCCTCTTGATCAGTATGAACAAGAAAATCAAACTGAACCTTAGAAGTATCCATATGACGATAGAGGCTCATAATCATGGCCTCCGCTCCTCCATGAAAAAGTCCCCCTAGGATTTGCAATACACGTATCGGCTCTGCCCTTACTTCAAGATCAGACTTCAATCTATGCCCCCTGTTCCGGTGTTCCCAAAAACACCCTATCTATTGCATTCATATAAGCTTCTACAATGACCTGCCGGTTGAATTCTTTCTCAACTTTCTTCCTTCCAGCAAGTCCCATTGCTCTTTTTTTCTCATAAGGAACAGCAATAAACTGCTCAATAGCATTAACAAGCGCTTCAGTAGATCTTGGCTCAAACATGATTCCAGATACTCCATCATCGAAGGTTTCTCTACACCCAATATGGTTCGTAGAGAGTACAGGACGCCCACAGGCAGCTCCTTCCAGAAGTACATTCGCAATACCCTCCAAGTGATAGGAAGGAAGAACAACTGCATGACTTCTTTTTATCAATGTATGAATATCTTTTTGGAATCCAAGATAGGTTCCTGCTCCTGAATCACTATAGACTTTGAGCTGTGATTCATACTCATCTTCTCCTATGAATCCAGCAATGTCACAGGTAACATGAGGATGTATTTGGTGAATCTTGATTGCCGCAGCCATCATCTCCTCGATGCCCTTATCCTTAATGATTCTAGCAATGAAGATGAGTCTGATAGTCCCATCATCCTCTGGATACTCCTCCAAGGAATGGCGAGCAAGATTGACTCCAGAGCCTGGAATCAATACTGATTGCTCTTTGTTGGTTATCTTATGGTCCAAGAAATAATTCAAGTCACGCTCATTTTGCAGAAATACCGTACTCGCTCGCTTGAAAGCAATACGAAGCAATCTTTGGATTGTTGATTGTAAAACCCCCTTACCCATCAAAGCTTTTCCTAGCCCTGTCATGTTGGCGATTTGAGGGGCATGCAACATTCTACATACCAATCCCCCATAGATGTTTGCCTTAATGGTATAGGTGAGAACCACATGAGGTTGTACTTGTTTAATCAGACGCACATATTTTAGAAGGAGCGCCAGATTTGAAACTGGATTCTTTCCTCGTGGAGTGAACTCAGTTGGATAGAAGGTACAACCTAATTGCTCAAAAAACTCAACTCTGTCATTGGAGGGAGCTGAAAGGGATACAGAGAAACCATCCTTGAGCAATCGCTCAATTGTTTCAAGTCTCAGCGTATATAGGTAATCCACATCATTGGATAGAATGAGAATGGTTGCAGTATTCATATCACCTCAATACAAAAAGACATCCCAGTTTGCGCTGCATTACTCAAGCAAGAAATTTGATATCCAAGATACAAAAGTAATGTATGCCTTTTTATGTTCACATAAATGTACTATAGCGTATCATTGATATGATTGGGTGTAAATGAAGAGTGGGAACGAAACTTAGATGGAGTTAGGATATATACAAACCTCTTTCCTAGAGTAAAAATATCAGGACCTTTTTGTGGATAATCCCACAGAATCGCAACATAGGAAAAGGCATACAAGAAATGTGTAGCTTCATCAAAAACCCGGACACGGCCAAAATCATCTACTAATAGAGCAACGAGTATTGCAACCGAAAAAGCAACAAGCTTGGATGACTTCTTTATCAATATATTTTTAATACCAATCACTAAGAGTACCAAAATTGGCAGATAATACCAGAGAAATCCAAACAATCCCCACGATACAAGAATCTCTATGTAGTTATTATGAGAATAAAATCCATAACCTGAAATATCAGTAAAAGCATGAAGTCCCCAACCAAAAAATGGTTTTTCC
This sequence is a window from uncultured Sphaerochaeta sp.. Protein-coding genes within it:
- a CDS encoding extracellular solute-binding protein, producing the protein MKKGTKHVALVMLLVLLVSFSLAAQGKGDAASDAEVVSVTPVGTYPVVEKPVTLSFLTLQPVYIENFETNRFANYWTEKTGVSIDWETIPRDAVKEKLNIILASGDYPDVFFGLGNQEQGIGVSQEMTYGVQEQMFLPLNDLIDQYMPNLSKLLDERPGSRQFLTAPDGNIYSLPDFNECYHCSMSQKMFIYEPWLEELGLDMPTTTDELYEVLVAFRDRDPNGNGKKDEIPMAGAVSGWNNNPETFLINAFTYTNLVASLDANVNTAIGFYREGDTIKTMVNTPAYKNALHYLAKLYSEGLIYPATYSQDSDQLTQLVEGPEDPIVGVVAGGYGGMFSIVGGDRYRNYRAMAPLQGPEGAQFVRYFLQAPVIGNVAISKDSKNPAAVARMIDFLYSDEGTLMSNYGFEGEGWRYAKDGEVGLDGKQAIYKLLKPWNDMDPQNDCFVMLGVRANTSRMRNGESVDPNTDLHSAEGLEALLFQITQQLYEPYARPELEIPTLRFLEDEEQAFASKRVAYANYVRQSLVKFITGNWDVDADWNQYVEGLAKLDLEGILALNQKAYDRQNGSN
- a CDS encoding alpha-amylase family protein gives rise to the protein MYSIPFRHIHLDFHTSGLIEGIGKDFSKDQFKQALKAAHVDSITLCAKCHHGWMYYPSEKFPMHPHLSFDLFGEMLSAAKELGISVEAYLSVGYDEVIALAQNQYLMRKQDQKLDSTTDFFTPGYHQFCMNTPYLGRICDQIEEVLSIYQVDGIFLDIVGVRTCYCASCMQTAQDQGIDPSDASQMQSIWEHTYIHYIEQVKKTVERVQPGIEIFHNSGHINRGRLDLMHVNSHLELESLPSGGWGYDHFLLSSRFVQHFGKPYLGMTGRFQFGWGDFGGYKHPNGMRYEVSRFLANGAGCSIGDQMHPFGKLEDGLYSIIGTIYQEVEAKQPWCTDVTAVTEIGVLSTESAGNYHIDGVNASLLQGSSDIGAVRILQEGHLLFDILSASDSFTPYKVIILPDRIALSEELENRLDTYLQNGGKILATGISGIKENGKLSKRFGVYWKGQNQSIPNYIEPCSPVISLSSDSFVMYQGSQEIEILEGDSPTILGFIQESFFNRSVEHFSSHYHTASSLDRKGPGMVQNEQTIYAVWNFFSEYALKGNLAAKYLVLESLKKLLERPIISTSYPSQVELSIMEQKGLSRYVVHILHGSKVVRGKNMEVVEDHLPVPASDIEIQVKQPIHSVYLVPTGEKISFTFVNGSVRFTVPSFTCHQMICLCYGENNNED
- a CDS encoding copper homeostasis protein CutC, with amino-acid sequence MKIEICLESIESVIAAEQGGADRVEFCADLFEGGTTPSLGAFKAARANSTIAMNVMVRPRGGDFCYSDLEFEAMKEDARLFREEGANGIVFGILTPDGEIDMERSRQLIEIARPCSVTFHRAFDMSRDASRSLEKLIELGADRVLTSGLEETVTEGLETLKSLIDQAGERIIVMPGCGITERNFTRIQEALGAKEYHVALDGTYESRMTYRPDHIYMGGMLRQTEFSLKHTDKGRVGTVVSQKGGR
- a CDS encoding M81 family metallopeptidase, whose product is MKGRVFVGGLHHESDTFNPIITSRDEIWVSRKEELFTKKESSASGIINTLIAAGYEVIPSLVARAVPNGVWDRTYYQELKEELLQDLRDAGELDAICLSLHGSMRVQGIGEAEGDLLEAVRLIQPSIPILTSLDMHATLTRRMRKAADGFVGYKCAPHTDTYETGIHAALMVIRTLESGKRPTMAMVRIPMLIAGEQSETSVEPMRSLIQELREREKEEGVLACSYTLGFPWADERENAVHAVVVTQDDQKRADEITKELAAIFWGRRAEFGFYNETRMPSDAIGATKESIAEGVYPVVISDSGDNPTAGGSGDVTNFLRLVMDDPVLSTLDPPLLYQGFYDPPVVAQALREGIGSSFHCSLGAKFDKEKSSPIEAEAKVISLKEKWEGANNVDLALLEMGGVHVVVASKHVGCYDPEMMRILGAEPTRCKAIVVKLGYLEPEIRSIAKRSMMALTTGSTDELFTRLPYRELSRPIYPLDGEFDAELELI
- a CDS encoding glycosyltransferase family 1 protein; this translates as MKSDLEVRAEPIRVLQILGGLFHGGAEAMIMSLYRHMDTSKVQFDFLVHTDQEGVYDKEIIDCGGKIHHAPEYHGYNHFAYKAWWQSFLKEHPEYHILHFHIRGTAAIVIPIAKRMGRITIAHSHSTGNGKSIKAALKNVLQHSLKNQADYLFACSEPAAIWLFGKKVLRADNFFLWKNAIDTNRFSFDQDIRQKMRASFGYDDTFVIGHVGRFIAAKNHMFLLDVFSEVYKQNSNARLLLIGDGELRLPIEQKIQSMHLDDVVTLAGSRSDVQDCLQAMDVFLFPSLFEGLGIVAIEAQASGLPCIVSDSIPQEVKMSELLTFVSLKKPTEYWAQQVLSHYKEIRRAGDVEQIKKAGYDIIESAQALQAFYLHPQRRLEKE
- a CDS encoding glycosyltransferase family 4 protein, yielding MNTATILILSNDVDYLYTLRLETIERLLKDGFSVSLSAPSNDRVEFFEQLGCTFYPTEFTPRGKNPVSNLALLLKYVRLIKQVQPHVVLTYTIKANIYGGLVCRMLHAPQIANMTGLGKALMGKGVLQSTIQRLLRIAFKRASTVFLQNERDLNYFLDHKITNKEQSVLIPGSGVNLARHSLEEYPEDDGTIRLIFIARIIKDKGIEEMMAAAIKIHQIHPHVTCDIAGFIGEDEYESQLKVYSDSGAGTYLGFQKDIHTLIKRSHAVVLPSYHLEGIANVLLEGAACGRPVLSTNHIGCRETFDDGVSGIMFEPRSTEALVNAIEQFIAVPYEKKRAMGLAGRKKVEKEFNRQVIVEAYMNAIDRVFLGTPEQGA